One genomic segment of Musa acuminata AAA Group cultivar baxijiao chromosome BXJ3-3, Cavendish_Baxijiao_AAA, whole genome shotgun sequence includes these proteins:
- the LOC135632845 gene encoding beta-glucuronosyltransferase GlcAT14B-like, with translation MRKNGSLHLGRAFSDRRWLIPFFASLLVSFTLFMANVLGLFATHNPGDSLSFDVSLDVSEGYNIEPERKEPMDQTVASENEAPRIAYLLTGTKGDSQRMRRTLQAIYHPRNQYILHLDLEAPPRERIDLAMYVKGDPLFSEVENVRVIAKANLVTYKGPTMIACTLHAIAILMKERLRWDWFINLSASDYPLMTQDDILHVLSSLPRNLNFIEHSPIAGWKLTQRARPIIVDPGLYLSKKFNVFETKERRELPTSFKLYTGSAWVMLTRNFLEYCIWGWENLPRVLLMYYVNFISSPEGYFHTVICNSDQFKNSSISHDLHYIAWDKPPKQHPRYLSTKDFNKMVKSGMPFARKFGKGDSVLDKIDRELLGRSDGQFTPGGWCSQRSDGAEQCSSRGDESKFLPGLGAERLEQLMKKLMSQDFRNGSCSSLQYDQTKRDWIHRNAA, from the exons ATGAGAAAGAATGGGAGCCTTCATCTAGGGAGAGCATTTAGTGACAGAAGATGGCTTATTCCATTCTTTGCAAGCTTGCTGGTCTCTTTCACTCTCTTCATGGCAAATGTTCTTGGGCTATTTGCCACTCACAATCCTGGGGATTCATTGTCCTTCGATGTCAGTTTAGATGTTTCTGAGGGTTATAACATAGAGCCAGAAAGGAAAGAGCCAATGGACCAGACAGTGGCATCGGAAAATGAAGCTCCACGGATAGCTTATCTGTTAACTGGCACAAAAGGTGACAgccaaagaatgaggagaactctgcaAGCAATATATCATCCACGAAATCAATATATTCTGCACTTGGACCTTGAGGCTCCTCCCAGGGAAAGGATAGACTTGGCCATGTATGTCAAGGGCGATCCTTTGTTTAGTGAGGTTGAGAATGTACGTGTAATTGCCAAAGCCAACTTGGTGACATACAAGGGCCCAACAATGATTGCGTGCACCCTTCATGCGATTGCCATCCTGATGAAGGAGAGGTTAAGATGGGACTGGTTTATAAATCTGAGTGCATCGGATTATCCTCTTATGACACAAGATG ATATACTACATGTTCTATCGTCTTTGCCTAGAAACCTCAACTTCATTGAGCACTCACCTATTGCTGGTTGGAAACT GACTCAGAGGGCAAGACCAATAATTGTTGATCCAGGTCTTTATTTGTCCAAAAAATTCAACGTTTTTGAAACCAAAGAACGCCGTGAACTGCCAACCTCTTTCAAATTGTACACTG GTTCAGCATGGGTGATGCTGACTCGGAACTTTCTCGAGTACTGCATATGGGGATGGGAAAACCTTCCTCGAGTTCTCCTGATGTATTATGTAAATTTTATCTCCTCACCTGAAGGTTACTTCCACACTGTCATCTGCAATTCTGATCAGTTCAAGAACAGTTCGATAAGCCACGACCTACATTATATTGCCTGGGACAAACCTCCAAAGCAACATCCACGATACCTTTCCACCAAAGACTTCAACAAAATGGTAAAAAGTGGTATGCCCTTTGCTCGGAAGTTTGGAAAAGGAGATTCAGTTTTGGACAAAATAGACCGTGAACTCTTGGGGCGATCCGATGGGCAATTCACCCCAGGTGGGTGGTGCAGTCAGAGATCAGATGGGGCAGAACAATGCTCATCAAGGGGTGACGAGTCCAAGTTTCTGCCAGGTCTGGGTGCTGAAAGGTTAGAGCAATTGATGAAAAAGCTTATGTCCCAGGATTTCCGAAACGGGAGTTGTTCCTCATTGCAGTATGATCAAACTAAGAGAGATTGGATTCATAGAAATGCAGCTTAA
- the LOC135632762 gene encoding uncharacterized protein LOC135632762 isoform X1 translates to MASKHHLPSTEPDQGPAAKRSRPEPPSGPLQPGANPVRVELNPADCDLDFDINGNGLRGQALTEEGFAYCWSGARANVGIIGGKYCFGCKIISDQAVDMADTPPDKQHVCRVGISWVADPVGNLGETTNSFGFGGTGKFSSSGKFSDYGTKFGVSDTIICAVDLDNKPLASIGFSKNGKWLGVARHFDASSRGLGVVELSHQGLPWESALFPHVLLKNVVVQLQFSIEDGLVPEEGYKPWASALQDANAVIGPTFTSPSQCEVIMMVGLPASGKTTWAEKWIKEHPEKRYVLLGTNLALDQMKVPGLLRKHNYGERFECLMDRATKIFNTLLTRAAKTPRNYILDQTNVYRSARNRKLKTFVNYRKIAVVVFPTPDELRFRAEKRFKEMGKDVPAKAVNEMIVNYVLPLTKNMHGSNELFDEVFFPEIGREEAQRHLDEMKHTLLSPNLSAKRDLSPFAHEHSIQSFPVPNVTTVEASPVSHFPRASVNLSASHPSLSVPCCDSSSSFQDNTMYSSRGSSGDHQTMLGYTGLPMQSDSAYRDYSKYGVASCHGTDPVPYGSYTGSNFSTGNTYDRSSIPYGDMSLYQTYNTADAFRRPSFDGFSSSAKVINYENPLTPTLSRSPVGQLLDPGFPHIHHPAAREPPYEWRSPAQSTHGSNYGAPLPRPPYRDPPNQINPRPGQWYH, encoded by the exons ATGGCGTCGAAGCACCACCTTCCGTCGACGGAGCCCGACCAAGGACCGGCCGCGAAAAGGAGCCGGCCGGAGCCGCCTTCCGGGCCTCTCCAACCCGGCGCCAACCCAGTTCGCGTCGAACTCAACCCGGCCGACTGCGACCTAG ATTTTGATATCAATGGAAATGGCCTTCGAGGGCAAGCATTGACTGAAGAAGGATTTGCATACTGCTGGTCTGGTGCCCGAGCAAATGTTGGAATAATTGGAGGGAAGTACTGTTTTGGCTGCAAAATTATTTCTGATCAGGCAGTTGATATGGCTGACACGCCGCCAGATAAACAACATGTGTGCCGTGTTGGTATTTCATGGGTGGCTGATCCTGTTGGGAACCTAGGAGAAACAACAAACAGTTTTGGATTTGGTGGAACTGGCAAGTTCTCAAGTTCTGGGAAGTTCTCTGATTACGGTACCAAGTTTGGTGTTTCTGATACTATAATTTGTGCTGTGGACCTTGACAACAAGCCATTGGCTTCAATTGGGTTTTCGAAAAATGGGAAATGGTTGGGTGTTGCTAGGCATTTTGATGCAAGCTCAAGAGGTCTTGGTGTGGTAGAGCTGTCACATCAGGGTCTACCATGGGAATCTGCACTTTTCCCACATGTACTTTTGAAGAATGTTGTGGTTCAGTTGCAGTTTAGCATCGAAGATGGATTGGTTCCTGAAGAAGGTTACAAGCCTTGGGCATCTGCTCTTCAGGATGCCAATGCAGTAATTGGTCCCACATTCACAAGCCCTAGTCAATGTGAGGTTATAATGATGGTTGGTTTACCTGCCTCTGGGAAGACAACGTGGGCAGAGAAATGGATAAAGGAGCATCCTGAGAAGCGATATGTTCTGCTTGGAACAAATCTTGCTCTGGATCAAATGAAG GTTCCAGGACTTTTGCGTAAGCATAATTATGGAGAACGTTTTGAATGCCTTATGGATCGAGcaactaaaatatttaatactttatTAACTAGGGCCGCCAAGACACCACGTAATTACATTCTTGATCAGACAAATGTTTACAGGAGTGCCCGTAATCGCAAATTGAAAACATTTGTGAATTACCGCAAG ATAGCAGTTGTTGTTTTCCCTACACCGGATGAGCTTAGATTTCGAGCAGAAAAGCGTTTTAAAGAAATGGGAAAAGATGTACCTGCCAAAGCAGTAAATGAGATGATTG TCAACTATGTTTTACCGCTGACCAAGAACATGCATGGTTcaaatgagttatttgatgag GTTTTTTTCCCAGAAATAGGGAGGGAGGAGGCACAAAGACACTTGGATGAAATGAAACACACACTACTGTCTCCTAATTTAAGCGCAAAAAGAGATTTGTCACCTTTTGCTCATGAACATTCCATTCAATCATTCCCTGTTCCTAATGTAACAACTGTGGAAGCTTCTCCAGTTTCCCACTTCCCAC GTGCTAGTGTAAACTTGTCAGCTTCCCACCCCTCTCTCTCGGTTCCCTGCTGTGATAGCTCAAGTAGTTTCCAA GATAATACAATGTATTCAAGTCGTGGCTCCTCTGGGGATCATCAGACAATGTTAGGATACACTGGTTTGCCTATGCAAAGTGATAGTGCATATAGGGACTACTCAAAGTATGGGGTTGCTTCATGTCATGGTACCGATCCTGTTCCTTATGGGAGCTATACTGGTTCCAATTTTTCCACTGGAAATACCTATGACAGGAGCTCAATACCTTATGGTGACATGAGCCTCTATCAGACATACAACACTGCAGATGCATTTAGAAGACCTAGTTTCGACGGTTTTAGCTCGTCTGCAAAGGTTATTAACTATGAAAATCCATTGACACCAACCTTGTCCAGAAGTCCAGTTGGACAACTTCTTGATCCAGGATTTCCACACATTCATCATCCAGCTGCCAGGGAACCACCATACGAGTGGCGAAGCCCTGCCCAAAGCACTCATG GTTCAAATTATGGAGCTCCACTACCTAGACCTCCTTATAGAGACCCCCCAAACCAAATAAACCCTCGACCTGGTCAATGGTATCACTAG
- the LOC135632762 gene encoding uncharacterized protein LOC135632762 isoform X2, protein MASKHHLPSTEPDQGPAAKRSRPEPPSGPLQPGANPVRVELNPADCDLDFDINGNGLRGQALTEEGFAYCWSGARANVGIIGGKYCFGCKIISDQAVDMADTPPDKQHVCRVGISWVADPVGNLGETTNSFGFGGTGKFSSSGKFSDYGTKFGVSDTIICAVDLDNKPLASIGFSKNGKWLGVARHFDASSRGLGVVELSHQGLPWESALFPHVLLKNVVVQLQFSIEDGLVPEEGYKPWASALQDANAVIGPTFTSPSQCEVIMMVGLPASGKTTWAEKWIKEHPEKRYVLLGTNLALDQMKVPGLLRKHNYGERFECLMDRATKIFNTLLTRAAKTPRNYILDQTNVYRSARNRKLKTFVNYRKIAVVVFPTPDELRFRAEKRFKEMGKDVPAKAVNEMIEIGREEAQRHLDEMKHTLLSPNLSAKRDLSPFAHEHSIQSFPVPNVTTVEASPVSHFPRASVNLSASHPSLSVPCCDSSSSFQDNTMYSSRGSSGDHQTMLGYTGLPMQSDSAYRDYSKYGVASCHGTDPVPYGSYTGSNFSTGNTYDRSSIPYGDMSLYQTYNTADAFRRPSFDGFSSSAKVINYENPLTPTLSRSPVGQLLDPGFPHIHHPAAREPPYEWRSPAQSTHGSNYGAPLPRPPYRDPPNQINPRPGQWYH, encoded by the exons ATGGCGTCGAAGCACCACCTTCCGTCGACGGAGCCCGACCAAGGACCGGCCGCGAAAAGGAGCCGGCCGGAGCCGCCTTCCGGGCCTCTCCAACCCGGCGCCAACCCAGTTCGCGTCGAACTCAACCCGGCCGACTGCGACCTAG ATTTTGATATCAATGGAAATGGCCTTCGAGGGCAAGCATTGACTGAAGAAGGATTTGCATACTGCTGGTCTGGTGCCCGAGCAAATGTTGGAATAATTGGAGGGAAGTACTGTTTTGGCTGCAAAATTATTTCTGATCAGGCAGTTGATATGGCTGACACGCCGCCAGATAAACAACATGTGTGCCGTGTTGGTATTTCATGGGTGGCTGATCCTGTTGGGAACCTAGGAGAAACAACAAACAGTTTTGGATTTGGTGGAACTGGCAAGTTCTCAAGTTCTGGGAAGTTCTCTGATTACGGTACCAAGTTTGGTGTTTCTGATACTATAATTTGTGCTGTGGACCTTGACAACAAGCCATTGGCTTCAATTGGGTTTTCGAAAAATGGGAAATGGTTGGGTGTTGCTAGGCATTTTGATGCAAGCTCAAGAGGTCTTGGTGTGGTAGAGCTGTCACATCAGGGTCTACCATGGGAATCTGCACTTTTCCCACATGTACTTTTGAAGAATGTTGTGGTTCAGTTGCAGTTTAGCATCGAAGATGGATTGGTTCCTGAAGAAGGTTACAAGCCTTGGGCATCTGCTCTTCAGGATGCCAATGCAGTAATTGGTCCCACATTCACAAGCCCTAGTCAATGTGAGGTTATAATGATGGTTGGTTTACCTGCCTCTGGGAAGACAACGTGGGCAGAGAAATGGATAAAGGAGCATCCTGAGAAGCGATATGTTCTGCTTGGAACAAATCTTGCTCTGGATCAAATGAAG GTTCCAGGACTTTTGCGTAAGCATAATTATGGAGAACGTTTTGAATGCCTTATGGATCGAGcaactaaaatatttaatactttatTAACTAGGGCCGCCAAGACACCACGTAATTACATTCTTGATCAGACAAATGTTTACAGGAGTGCCCGTAATCGCAAATTGAAAACATTTGTGAATTACCGCAAG ATAGCAGTTGTTGTTTTCCCTACACCGGATGAGCTTAGATTTCGAGCAGAAAAGCGTTTTAAAGAAATGGGAAAAGATGTACCTGCCAAAGCAGTAAATGAGATGATTG AAATAGGGAGGGAGGAGGCACAAAGACACTTGGATGAAATGAAACACACACTACTGTCTCCTAATTTAAGCGCAAAAAGAGATTTGTCACCTTTTGCTCATGAACATTCCATTCAATCATTCCCTGTTCCTAATGTAACAACTGTGGAAGCTTCTCCAGTTTCCCACTTCCCAC GTGCTAGTGTAAACTTGTCAGCTTCCCACCCCTCTCTCTCGGTTCCCTGCTGTGATAGCTCAAGTAGTTTCCAA GATAATACAATGTATTCAAGTCGTGGCTCCTCTGGGGATCATCAGACAATGTTAGGATACACTGGTTTGCCTATGCAAAGTGATAGTGCATATAGGGACTACTCAAAGTATGGGGTTGCTTCATGTCATGGTACCGATCCTGTTCCTTATGGGAGCTATACTGGTTCCAATTTTTCCACTGGAAATACCTATGACAGGAGCTCAATACCTTATGGTGACATGAGCCTCTATCAGACATACAACACTGCAGATGCATTTAGAAGACCTAGTTTCGACGGTTTTAGCTCGTCTGCAAAGGTTATTAACTATGAAAATCCATTGACACCAACCTTGTCCAGAAGTCCAGTTGGACAACTTCTTGATCCAGGATTTCCACACATTCATCATCCAGCTGCCAGGGAACCACCATACGAGTGGCGAAGCCCTGCCCAAAGCACTCATG GTTCAAATTATGGAGCTCCACTACCTAGACCTCCTTATAGAGACCCCCCAAACCAAATAAACCCTCGACCTGGTCAATGGTATCACTAG